The following are encoded in a window of Streptomyces sp. Go-475 genomic DNA:
- a CDS encoding NADP-dependent oxidoreductase — translation MKAISYSRYGGPEVLAFGEVRDPVVGPDAVLVKVRAAAVNPVDWKAREGYLAGILAPVFPVVPGWDVSGVVVRPGVAVSEFDVGDEVIGYVREDFLSRGTFAEYVAAPLRTLARKPRNLTWEEAAGLPLVGLTAYQVLVKVLQVKRGETVLVHAAAGGVGSVAVQLAAHLGARVIGTASEPNHDFVRGLGGEPVTYGEGLGERVRGLAPEGVDAVFDTVGGDALKVSANLLAPEGRLVSVADDDVVTYGGRYYFVRPDAEDLGRLSELAEQGVVAVHVDETFPLERAADAHRLNEEGRTRGKIVVTVEWESEDG, via the coding sequence ATGAAGGCGATCAGCTACTCCCGGTACGGCGGCCCCGAGGTGCTGGCGTTCGGCGAGGTGCGCGACCCCGTGGTCGGCCCGGACGCGGTGCTGGTGAAGGTGCGGGCGGCGGCCGTGAACCCCGTCGACTGGAAGGCCCGCGAGGGCTACCTTGCCGGCATCCTCGCGCCCGTCTTCCCGGTGGTGCCCGGCTGGGACGTCTCGGGCGTCGTCGTCCGGCCCGGGGTGGCCGTCTCGGAGTTCGACGTCGGGGACGAGGTCATCGGCTACGTCCGGGAGGACTTCCTCTCCCGCGGCACCTTCGCCGAGTACGTGGCCGCGCCCCTGCGCACCCTCGCGCGCAAGCCGCGCAACCTGACCTGGGAGGAGGCGGCCGGACTGCCCCTGGTCGGGCTCACCGCCTACCAGGTGCTGGTCAAGGTGCTCCAGGTGAAGCGCGGCGAGACCGTCCTGGTGCACGCGGCGGCCGGCGGCGTCGGCTCCGTCGCCGTGCAGCTCGCCGCCCATCTCGGCGCCCGGGTCATCGGTACGGCGAGCGAGCCGAACCACGACTTCGTGCGGGGCCTGGGCGGGGAGCCGGTGACGTACGGCGAGGGCCTGGGGGAGCGGGTGCGGGGGCTGGCGCCCGAGGGCGTGGACGCGGTGTTCGACACGGTCGGCGGGGACGCGCTGAAGGTGTCGGCGAACCTGCTGGCACCCGAGGGCAGGCTGGTCTCCGTCGCCGACGACGACGTCGTGACCTACGGCGGCCGCTACTACTTCGTCCGGCCCGACGCCGAGGACCTCGGCCGGCTGTCCGAGCTGGCGGAGCAGGGCGTGGTGGCCGTGCACGTCGACGAGACGTTCCCGCTGGAGCGGGCGGCGGACGCGCACCGGCTGAACGAGGAGGGCCGCACGCGCGGCAAGATCGTCGTGACGGTGGAGTGGGAGAGCGAGGACGGCTGA
- a CDS encoding phosphotransferase family protein yields the protein MSPDHPPGLDLDRLRGLLERERPGLVNGPLSGRLIEGGRSNLTYAVSDGTSQWVVRRPPLGHVLATAHDMKREHRVINALHPTAVPVPRPVLLCEDEEVLGAPFYVMEFVEGTPYRTADELLPLGPERTRGAVLNLVDTLVELHAVDPGEVGLADFGRPEGFLDRQLRRWGKQLDASRNRDLDGIDELHAALGRELPDSPAPAVVHGDYRLDNVLIGEDDSIRAILDWEMSTLGDPLTDLGLLVMYSMPLGMPDSPVSTTAEAPGHPTPSELIERYAARSGRDVSAISWYTAFAWFKLAVILEGIHYRYTLGQTVGRGFDRIGDLVPVFVRHGLTTLNEGLQEG from the coding sequence ATGAGCCCCGATCATCCGCCCGGACTCGATCTCGACCGGCTGCGCGGCCTGCTCGAACGCGAGCGGCCCGGCCTGGTGAACGGCCCGCTGTCCGGCCGGCTGATCGAGGGCGGACGGTCGAACCTCACCTACGCCGTCTCCGACGGCACCTCGCAGTGGGTCGTACGGCGGCCCCCGCTCGGCCACGTCCTCGCCACCGCGCACGACATGAAGCGCGAGCACCGGGTGATCAACGCGCTGCACCCGACCGCCGTGCCGGTGCCGCGGCCGGTGCTGCTGTGCGAGGACGAGGAGGTGCTCGGGGCGCCGTTCTACGTCATGGAGTTCGTCGAGGGCACGCCCTACCGCACGGCCGACGAGCTTCTCCCGCTCGGGCCGGAGCGGACCCGGGGCGCGGTGCTGAACCTCGTCGACACGCTGGTGGAGCTGCACGCGGTCGACCCGGGCGAGGTGGGTCTGGCGGACTTCGGCCGGCCCGAGGGCTTCCTGGACCGGCAGCTGCGGCGCTGGGGCAAGCAGCTGGACGCCTCCCGCAACCGGGACCTGGACGGCATCGACGAACTGCACGCCGCGCTGGGGCGCGAACTGCCCGACTCCCCCGCCCCGGCCGTCGTGCACGGCGACTACCGGCTCGACAACGTGCTGATCGGCGAGGACGACTCGATCCGGGCGATCCTCGACTGGGAGATGTCGACGCTGGGCGACCCGCTCACCGACCTCGGCCTGCTGGTCATGTACAGCATGCCGCTCGGCATGCCCGACTCCCCCGTCTCCACCACCGCCGAGGCGCCCGGGCACCCGACGCCGTCCGAGCTCATCGAGCGGTACGCCGCGCGGTCGGGGCGCGACGTCTCCGCGATCTCCTGGTACACGGCCTTCGCCTGGTTCAAGCTCGCCGTGATCCTGGAGGGCATCCACTACCGCTACACGCTCGGCCAGACGGTCGGGCGCGGCTTCGACCGCATCGGCGACCTCGTGCCCGTCTTCGTCCGGCACGGACTGACCACGCTCAACGAAGGCCTCCAGGAGGGCTGA
- a CDS encoding acyl-CoA dehydrogenase, with the protein MDFAFDARTEELRAKLLAFMDEHVYPAEAVAHEQRERLASPWETVPVVEELKAEARRQGLWNLFLPDSEYGAGLTNLQYAPLAEIMGRSPQLAPTVTNCAAPDTGNMEVLTQFGDEQQRKQWLEPLLAGEIRSAFAMTEPDVASSDATNITTHIERDGDEYVITGRKWYISGAMHPDCKIFIVMGKTDPDGEDIRRQQSMVLVPRDTPGVTVKRAMQVFGYEDHYHGGHAEVIFDHARVPVSNLVGEEGGGFAIAQARLGPGRIHHCMRLIGMAERAIELMCRRAVARTAFGKALAQQGVVHNWIADARVTVEQLRLLVLKTAWLMDTVGNRGAHTEIQAIKIATPRAVVDILDRAIQLHGAGGVSQDFPLAELYAGARTLMIADGPDEVHQRSLARRELKRYV; encoded by the coding sequence ATGGACTTCGCTTTCGACGCGCGCACCGAAGAGCTGCGCGCCAAGCTCCTCGCCTTCATGGACGAGCACGTCTACCCCGCCGAGGCGGTCGCGCACGAGCAGCGCGAGCGGCTGGCCTCGCCGTGGGAGACCGTGCCCGTGGTGGAGGAGCTCAAGGCCGAGGCCCGCAGGCAGGGGCTGTGGAACCTCTTCCTGCCGGACTCCGAGTACGGGGCCGGGCTGACGAACCTCCAGTACGCGCCGCTCGCCGAGATCATGGGCCGCTCGCCGCAGCTGGCGCCGACGGTGACGAACTGCGCGGCGCCCGACACCGGCAACATGGAGGTGCTCACCCAGTTCGGCGACGAGCAGCAGCGCAAGCAGTGGCTGGAGCCGCTGCTGGCCGGTGAGATCCGCTCGGCGTTCGCGATGACCGAGCCGGACGTGGCCTCCTCGGACGCCACGAACATCACCACGCACATCGAGCGGGACGGCGACGAGTACGTCATCACCGGCCGCAAGTGGTACATCTCCGGGGCGATGCACCCCGACTGCAAGATCTTCATCGTGATGGGCAAGACCGACCCGGACGGGGAGGACATCCGGCGCCAGCAGTCCATGGTGCTGGTGCCGCGCGACACCCCGGGCGTCACGGTCAAGCGCGCGATGCAGGTGTTCGGCTACGAGGACCACTACCACGGCGGCCACGCCGAGGTGATCTTCGACCACGCGCGCGTGCCGGTGTCGAACCTGGTCGGCGAGGAGGGCGGCGGTTTCGCGATCGCGCAGGCGCGGCTCGGGCCCGGCCGGATCCACCACTGCATGCGGCTGATCGGGATGGCCGAGCGGGCGATCGAGCTGATGTGCCGGCGGGCCGTGGCCCGGACGGCCTTCGGCAAGGCGCTGGCGCAGCAGGGCGTGGTGCACAACTGGATCGCCGACGCGCGGGTGACGGTGGAGCAGCTGCGGCTGCTGGTGCTGAAGACGGCGTGGCTGATGGACACGGTGGGCAACCGCGGGGCGCACACCGAGATCCAGGCGATCAAGATCGCGACGCCCCGGGCGGTGGTGGACATCCTCGACCGGGCGATCCAGCTGCACGGGGCGGGTGGCGTGAGCCAGGACTTCCCGCTGGCGGAGCTGTACGCGGGGGCGCGGACGCTGATGATCGCGGACGGGCCGGACGAGGTGCACCAGCGGTCCCTGGCCCGACGGGAGCTGAAGCGGTACGTGTGA
- a CDS encoding TetR/AcrR family transcriptional regulator: protein MPRTTDSDGTPVPQRLLAAATRLFAEQGYDRTSVQEIVEAAGVTKGALYHYFGSKDDLLHEVYARVLRIQQERLDAVAGADEPVEKRLRAAAADVVVTTIDNLDDAMIFWRSMHHLSPEKNKQVRAERRRYHERFRALIEEGQQAGVFSKATPADLVVDYHFGSVHHLSTWYRPDGPLSPQEVANHLADLLLRALRP from the coding sequence GTGCCCAGGACGACGGACTCGGACGGCACTCCCGTGCCTCAGCGGCTCCTGGCCGCCGCCACCCGGCTCTTCGCCGAGCAGGGGTACGACCGCACCTCGGTGCAGGAGATCGTCGAGGCGGCCGGGGTCACGAAGGGCGCGCTGTACCACTACTTCGGTTCCAAGGACGACCTGCTGCACGAGGTGTACGCGCGCGTGCTGCGCATCCAGCAGGAGAGACTGGACGCCGTCGCGGGCGCCGACGAGCCGGTCGAGAAGCGGTTGCGGGCCGCGGCGGCGGACGTCGTGGTGACGACGATCGACAACCTCGACGACGCGATGATCTTCTGGCGGTCGATGCACCACCTGAGCCCCGAGAAGAACAAGCAGGTGCGCGCGGAACGCCGCCGCTACCACGAACGCTTCCGCGCGCTGATCGAGGAGGGCCAGCAGGCGGGCGTCTTCTCCAAGGCGACCCCGGCGGACCTGGTCGTGGACTACCACTTCGGCTCCGTCCACCACCTGTCCACGTGGTACCGCCCGGACGGCCCACTCAGCCCCCAGGAGGTCGCGAACCACCTGGCCGACCTGCTGCTCCGCGCCCTGCGCCCGTAA
- a CDS encoding AMP-binding protein produces MTGSRYAAKPWLGLLSDAQKGAIDPADSLVHALRRVAAETPDGDFLAYFDGRLTYREADELSDSVAGHLAARGLERGDRVAVLLQNSPHFVLAVLGAWKAGAVVVPVNPMYKSGEVAHVLRDGEVAALICSDRAWESYLRETAADSPVRIVLTGCELDFQTRDDARVLTFERLPQAADADDLAAVARAGHRAPEGRDPDPAGIALISYTSGTSGTPKGATNTHGNIMYNAERQRTGLGLPERPVYFALAPLFHITGMVCQFGACLNSGGTLVLAYRFEAGVVLDAFAEHRPHYTVGPSTAFMALAAHPDVTRDHFSSFRVISSGGAPLPPALVEKFRAGFGPYIRNGYGLTECTAPCASVPPGLEAPVDPVSGTLAVGLPGPDTVVRIVDDNGAEVPFGEQGEIVVRGPQVVPGYWRRPDATAETFPGAELRTGDVGFMDEQGWLYVVDRKKDMINASGFKVWPREVEDVLYTHPAVREAAVVGVPDGYRGETVKAYISLRPDADTDPDALASYCKERLAAYKYPRQVEILPDLPKTASGKILRRELRSRTQGN; encoded by the coding sequence GTGACCGGCTCCCGTTACGCCGCCAAGCCCTGGCTCGGCCTGCTCAGCGACGCCCAGAAGGGCGCGATCGACCCCGCCGACTCCCTGGTGCACGCCCTGCGCCGGGTGGCGGCCGAGACGCCGGACGGCGACTTCCTGGCCTACTTCGACGGCCGGCTGACCTACCGCGAGGCCGACGAGCTCAGCGACTCCGTCGCCGGGCACCTCGCGGCCCGCGGCCTGGAGCGCGGCGACCGGGTCGCGGTCCTGCTGCAGAACTCCCCGCACTTCGTGCTCGCCGTGCTCGGCGCGTGGAAGGCGGGCGCGGTCGTCGTGCCCGTCAACCCGATGTACAAGTCCGGCGAGGTGGCCCACGTCCTGCGGGACGGCGAGGTCGCCGCGCTGATCTGCTCGGACCGGGCCTGGGAGTCGTACCTGCGCGAGACGGCGGCGGACTCGCCCGTGCGGATCGTGCTGACCGGCTGTGAGCTGGACTTCCAGACGCGGGACGACGCGCGCGTGCTCACCTTCGAGCGGCTGCCGCAGGCGGCGGACGCCGACGACCTGGCGGCGGTGGCCCGGGCCGGGCACCGGGCACCCGAGGGCCGGGACCCCGACCCGGCCGGCATCGCGCTGATCAGCTACACCTCGGGCACCAGCGGCACGCCCAAGGGCGCCACCAACACGCACGGCAACATCATGTACAACGCCGAACGGCAGCGCACCGGCCTCGGCCTGCCCGAGCGGCCCGTCTACTTCGCGCTGGCGCCGCTGTTCCACATCACCGGCATGGTCTGCCAGTTCGGCGCCTGCCTGAACAGCGGGGGCACGCTCGTGCTGGCCTACCGCTTCGAGGCGGGCGTGGTGCTCGACGCCTTCGCCGAGCACCGGCCGCACTACACCGTCGGCCCGTCCACGGCCTTCATGGCCCTGGCCGCCCACCCTGACGTCACCCGGGACCACTTCTCCTCCTTCCGGGTGATCTCCTCCGGCGGCGCCCCGCTGCCGCCCGCGCTGGTGGAGAAGTTCCGGGCGGGCTTCGGCCCGTACATCCGCAACGGCTACGGGCTCACCGAGTGCACCGCCCCCTGCGCCTCCGTGCCGCCCGGCCTTGAGGCGCCCGTCGACCCGGTCTCCGGGACCCTCGCCGTGGGCCTGCCCGGCCCCGACACGGTCGTCCGGATCGTCGACGACAACGGTGCCGAGGTGCCCTTCGGCGAGCAGGGCGAGATCGTCGTGCGCGGCCCGCAGGTCGTGCCCGGCTACTGGCGGCGCCCCGACGCCACCGCCGAGACGTTCCCCGGCGCCGAACTGCGCACCGGCGACGTCGGCTTCATGGACGAGCAGGGCTGGCTGTACGTCGTCGACCGCAAGAAGGACATGATCAACGCGTCGGGCTTCAAGGTGTGGCCGCGCGAGGTCGAGGACGTCCTCTACACCCACCCGGCGGTGCGCGAGGCCGCCGTCGTGGGCGTGCCGGACGGGTACCGCGGGGAGACCGTCAAGGCGTACATCAGCCTGCGTCCGGACGCCGACACGGACCCGGATGCACTCGCCTCCTACTGCAAGGAGAGACTGGCCGCCTACAAATACCCGCGCCAGGTGGAGATCCTGCCGGACTTGCCGAAGACGGCCAGTGGGAAGATCCTCCGTCGGGAACTGCGTTCCCGGACGCAGGGCAACTGA
- a CDS encoding SDR family oxidoreductase → MVGAFQGAGVVVTGAGGGIGAALARRFAAEGARVVVNDLDAERAERVADEVGGIAVAGDASAIVGDARDALDGTVDVYCANAGVAFEGGSADGPLDETAWAASWDVNVMAHVRAAHALLPDWLERGSGRFVSTVSAAGLLTMIGAAPYAVTKHGALAFAEWLSLTYRHRGVKAHAICPQGVRTDMLAATGSAGDLVLQPTAIEPEAVADALFKGVEEDRFLILPHPEVAGYYQARAGDPDRWLTGMNRIQQQWEENR, encoded by the coding sequence ATGGTGGGAGCCTTTCAGGGGGCCGGGGTCGTTGTCACGGGGGCCGGGGGCGGGATCGGCGCCGCGCTCGCCCGGCGGTTCGCCGCCGAGGGGGCCCGGGTCGTCGTCAACGACCTGGACGCCGAGCGCGCCGAGCGCGTGGCGGACGAGGTCGGCGGGATCGCCGTGGCCGGGGACGCCTCGGCGATCGTCGGGGACGCCCGGGACGCGCTCGACGGGACCGTCGACGTCTACTGCGCCAACGCCGGTGTCGCCTTCGAGGGCGGGAGCGCCGACGGTCCGCTGGACGAGACGGCCTGGGCCGCCTCCTGGGACGTGAACGTCATGGCCCATGTCCGGGCGGCCCACGCCCTGCTGCCGGACTGGCTGGAGCGCGGCAGCGGCAGGTTCGTGTCCACCGTTTCCGCCGCCGGGCTGCTCACCATGATCGGGGCGGCGCCCTACGCCGTCACCAAGCACGGCGCCCTCGCCTTCGCCGAGTGGCTGTCGCTGACCTACCGGCACCGGGGCGTGAAGGCGCACGCCATCTGCCCGCAGGGCGTGCGCACCGACATGCTGGCCGCGACCGGCAGCGCGGGCGACCTGGTGCTCCAGCCGACCGCGATCGAGCCGGAGGCCGTGGCGGACGCCCTGTTCAAGGGCGTCGAGGAGGACCGCTTCCTGATCCTTCCGCACCCCGAGGTCGCCGGGTACTACCAGGCCCGGGCCGGTGACCCCGACCGGTGGCTGACCGGTATGAACCGCATCCAGCAGCAGTGGGAGGAGAACCGGTGA
- a CDS encoding DUF1343 domain-containing protein yields the protein MRLSRRTLLTATTAAAASLTPTTAEARRHRRTGFENLAASGYEPLRGQRIGIVTNPTGVTRDVRHIVDVMHADTRVDLRAVFGPEHGFRGTAQAGGSEGRHDDPATGLPVYDTYLKSGRPLADIFTASGVDTVVFDIQDVGARFYTYIWTLYDCMEAARLAGKRFVVLDRPNPVTGRAALGPVLHKEFATFVGRQPIAQAHGMTVAELARLFNGEFLTEPVPLETVTMSGWKRSDFYDASGLPWVPPSPNMPTPETALVYSGTCLFEGTNLSEGRGTTRPFELLGAEGVDRRWAAAANELALPGVRFREAYFAPTFSKFQGKTIGGVQLHVHDRAAFDPVRTGIALLVTAKRVWSGFAWRPDHWIDKLTGSTRVRAMIDAGADTDEVVAGWQQDLAAFRGTRRKYLLYR from the coding sequence ATGCGCCTTTCCAGACGGACCTTACTCACAGCGACCACTGCGGCAGCCGCATCGCTCACCCCCACCACCGCCGAGGCCCGGCGGCACCGGCGAACCGGCTTCGAGAACCTCGCCGCGTCCGGTTACGAACCCCTGCGCGGTCAGCGCATCGGCATCGTCACCAACCCCACGGGCGTCACCCGGGACGTCCGCCACATCGTCGACGTCATGCACGCGGACACCCGAGTGGATCTGAGGGCCGTCTTCGGCCCCGAGCACGGCTTCCGCGGCACCGCCCAGGCCGGCGGTTCCGAGGGCCGCCACGACGACCCGGCGACCGGCCTGCCCGTCTACGACACGTACCTCAAGAGCGGCCGGCCGCTGGCCGACATCTTCACCGCGTCCGGCGTGGACACGGTCGTCTTCGACATCCAGGACGTCGGCGCCCGCTTCTACACGTACATCTGGACCCTGTACGACTGCATGGAGGCGGCCCGGCTCGCGGGCAAGCGGTTCGTGGTCCTGGACCGGCCCAACCCGGTGACCGGCCGGGCGGCCCTCGGGCCCGTGCTGCACAAGGAGTTCGCCACGTTCGTGGGACGTCAGCCGATCGCGCAGGCCCACGGGATGACCGTCGCCGAGCTGGCGCGCCTGTTCAACGGGGAGTTCCTGACCGAGCCTGTCCCGCTGGAGACCGTGACCATGTCGGGCTGGAAGCGCTCGGATTTCTACGACGCCTCCGGGCTGCCCTGGGTGCCGCCGAGCCCGAACATGCCGACGCCGGAGACGGCCCTGGTGTACTCGGGGACGTGCCTGTTCGAGGGCACCAACCTGTCGGAGGGGCGCGGCACCACCCGGCCGTTCGAGCTGCTGGGCGCGGAGGGCGTCGACCGGCGCTGGGCGGCCGCCGCGAACGAACTCGCCCTGCCCGGGGTGCGGTTCAGGGAGGCGTACTTCGCGCCCACCTTCTCCAAGTTCCAGGGGAAGACGATCGGCGGGGTGCAGCTCCATGTGCACGACCGGGCGGCCTTCGACCCCGTCCGCACCGGCATCGCCCTGCTCGTGACCGCCAAGCGGGTCTGGAGCGGTTTCGCCTGGCGCCCGGACCACTGGATCGACAAGCTCACCGGCTCCACGCGCGTGCGCGCGATGATCGACGCGGGCGCGGACACCGACGAGGTGGTCGCCGGGTGGCAGCAGGACCTGGCGGCGTTCCGCGGGACGCGGCGGAAGTACCTCCTCTACCGCTGA
- a CDS encoding serine-threonine protein kinase, with product MADPAMSVTPYWELTFDADGDPAGRRRDRLLAGVRERKVRDLIVFAHGWNNDRSGATRLYDRFFAPVPRLAPAARIGYAGVLWPAMRFSDEPIPDFPRAVAADAPRRPALDKDTRHALLETFPGRALLVDQIARLLEQQPPEEAELEEFGRLVRLLVEVVAPGPQALFAADTVAEGVPQSEPGMLAGSSAAACEEFARALAESELPGAPQEFRIPNPWDGAHELLRQATYYAMKRRAGTVGERGLGRVVGQLATAAPDVRVHLVGHSFGARLVSFALRGLPEGVRTVKSVTLLQGAFSHYAFAARLPHDARATGVLQGQQNRVDGPLVCCHSRHDAALGTMYPLASRMAGDSRSVTGLDLRRALGAKWGALGYDGVQAVPGTRAYTLAQALRAKLPAWGCVNVDAAAVVRRGGPPAGAHSDILHEELARLVLAAGRVR from the coding sequence ATGGCGGATCCGGCGATGAGCGTGACTCCCTACTGGGAGCTGACCTTCGACGCGGACGGGGACCCGGCGGGCCGCCGGCGCGACCGGCTGCTCGCCGGGGTGCGCGAACGGAAGGTGCGCGACCTGATCGTCTTCGCGCACGGCTGGAACAACGACCGCTCGGGCGCGACGCGGCTCTACGACCGCTTCTTCGCGCCCGTGCCGCGGCTGGCCCCGGCCGCCCGGATCGGCTACGCCGGGGTGCTCTGGCCCGCGATGCGGTTCTCGGACGAGCCGATCCCCGACTTCCCCCGGGCCGTGGCGGCCGACGCGCCCCGGCGCCCGGCCCTCGACAAGGACACCCGGCACGCGCTGCTGGAGACCTTCCCCGGCCGGGCGCTCCTGGTCGACCAGATCGCCCGGCTGCTGGAGCAGCAGCCGCCGGAGGAGGCCGAGCTGGAGGAGTTCGGACGGCTGGTGCGCCTGCTGGTGGAGGTGGTGGCGCCCGGGCCGCAGGCGCTGTTCGCGGCGGACACGGTGGCGGAGGGCGTGCCGCAGAGCGAGCCGGGGATGCTCGCCGGGTCCTCGGCGGCGGCCTGCGAGGAGTTCGCGCGGGCGCTGGCGGAGTCGGAACTCCCCGGCGCCCCACAGGAGTTCAGGATCCCGAACCCCTGGGACGGCGCCCACGAACTGCTGCGGCAGGCGACGTACTACGCGATGAAGCGGCGCGCGGGAACCGTCGGCGAGCGCGGACTCGGCCGGGTCGTCGGGCAGCTCGCCACGGCGGCGCCGGACGTGCGCGTGCACCTCGTCGGGCACAGCTTCGGCGCGCGGCTGGTGTCGTTCGCGCTGCGCGGGCTCCCCGAGGGCGTCCGCACGGTGAAGTCGGTGACGCTGCTCCAAGGGGCGTTCTCGCACTACGCGTTCGCGGCCCGGCTGCCGCACGACGCCCGGGCCACAGGGGTGCTCCAGGGGCAGCAGAACCGCGTCGACGGTCCCCTGGTGTGCTGCCACTCCCGGCACGACGCGGCACTCGGCACGATGTACCCGCTGGCCTCCCGCATGGCGGGCGACAGCCGGTCGGTCACCGGCCTCGACCTGAGGCGGGCGCTGGGCGCCAAGTGGGGCGCGCTGGGCTACGACGGCGTACAGGCGGTGCCGGGCACGCGCGCGTACACCCTCGCGCAGGCGCTGCGGGCGAAGCTGCCCGCCTGGGGGTGCGTGAACGTGGACGCGGCGGCGGTGGTGAGACGGGGCGGGCCGCCGGCCGGGGCGCACAGCGACATCCTGCACGAGGAGCTGGCCCGGCTGGTGCTGGCGGCGGGCCGCGTCCGCTGA